The genome window GGGTTGGCATTGTCCTTGGCGGCCAGGCTGCTGAAGTCCGCCACCTTGGCGTCCCGGAACTCCGCATCCTTCAGCTTGATCACATTATCCATGCGGGCCGAATACTGCGGCGCATTCATGGCGCAGCCCGAAAGCACTATCGCGACAACCATCGCACCAACACTGCGTATCATTCCACTCCCCTCGTCGATTCAGGTTACTAATAATTTGACACATATAGTAACCTTTTGGCGGGAGGGAAAAGCCGCGATTCAGTCCGTCTGAAGCGCTGCCCTGGCCGGCGATGGCGGGAAGGCGAAGGCCATCGCGACCGCGCCTAGGCCGACCGCGGCCGAGCCCAGGTACAGCCAGGCATAGCCGTTGAAATGGTCGAAGATCCAGCCTCCGGCCAGCGGTCCGAAGGCCATGCCCAGGCTCGAGGCCATGACCGCGGCGCCGAAGATGCTGCCCATGATGCGCGGGCCGAAGTAGTCCCGCGCCAGCACCGCGTACAGCGGCATCACACCGCCGTAGGCGGCGCCCAGCAGGATGGACAGGCCGTAGAACTCGCCGATCAGGCGGGCCTGCGAATAGACACCTATCACCACGGCCTGCAGCAGCAGGCCGGCTATCAGCACGCGCTTGGTGCCCAGCCTGTCGGCCAGCGCGCCCAGCAGCAGCCGTCCTCCCAGTCCCGCCAGTCCTTCCACGCTGTAGATGGTCACGGCCGCCATGGGCGCGATGCCGCAGAACGTGGCGAAGCTGACCACGTGGAAGATCGGGCCGGAATGGGCGGCGCAGCACAGGAAGAAGGTCAACGCCAGCGCGATGAAGGGCGCCGATCGCAGGGCCTGTCGCACCGACAGGCCGGGGCCGGCCGCTTCGGGCTGGGCCTGCCGGGCCAGCCGCGCGGCGGGCGGCTGGCGGATGAGCAGGGCGGCGGGAATCAGGAGCAGCAGGGCGGCGATGCCTGTCGTGGCCATCGCCGTGCGCCAGCCGTATTCCAGGATGAGCCAGCTCGCCAGCGGCGAGACCGTCATGGGGGCGACCCCCATGCCCGCCGATACCAGCGAGACCGCCAGCGCCCGGTGGCGTTCGAACCAGGTCGTGGCCAGGGCCATCAGCGGGGCGAAGAACGCGCCGCCCGCCACGCCCACCAGTACGCCATAGCCGAGCTGGAAGGCCGGCAACGAGGTGGCGCGGCTGGCCAGCAGCAGGCCCAGGCCCAGCAGCAGCGACGCGGCCAGCACCACGGGGCGCGTGCCGTAGCGGTCGCTCAGCGTGCCCCAGCCGAAGGCGGCGACGCCCATCACCAGGAAATCGAGCGTCATCGCCGCCGAGATGCCGGCGCGCGACCAGCCGGTGTCGGCCGAGATGGGCTGGAGGTAGACCGCCAGCGAGAACATGGCGCCGGCCGCCACGCAGGTGATCAACGCGCCCGCGGCGACGATGACCCAGCCGTAGCCGCCATCGCTACGGCTGGCGGGGTCCGTATCGTGTGTGTCCATGGACAGGCAACATAGCAACGGGCCGTCCGGGATGTCGAGTCCGGTTACAGAGCCGCCTGCGCCGGCGGGAGCCGGCCGAACAAGTCGCGGAGCACGGTCCGCAGCCAGACCAGCCCGGGCTCGCGCGCATAGCGCTCGTGCCAGAACTGCGACACGTCGTAGGCGGGAAGCCGCATCGGCGGTGCGTACATCCTGACGCCCCAGGCGGTCTCGAAGGTGGCGGCCAGGGTGCGCGGGATGGTGGCGATGTAGTCGGTCTGGGCGACGATGCGGCCGATCGACAGGAAGTGGCCCACGCGCAGGGCGACGGATGCGCCCACCTTGCGCGAGGCAAGGATGCCTTCCAGCACGTGCGCATGGCCCGTCATCGAACCTTCCGAGATCACATGGCCGAGCTGACGGAAGTTCGCCATTGTCATCCGGCTGCCTATGGCGGGGTGGTCGCTGCGGGCGATGCAGGCATAGCGGGCGGAGAACAGGCGGTCGGCCTGCAGGCCTTCCGGGTCCAGCCGCAGGTGGCCGATGGCCAGGTCCACGCTGCCGTCCGCCATGGCGTCGCGCAGCGCCTTGCCCTGCAACTGGCTGGTGCGCAGGTGCACGCCGGGTGCCTGTTCCGCCACCCGCCGGGCCAGGCCGGGCAGGAACACCTGCTCGCTGACGTCGGACATCGCCAGGGTGAACACGCGCCGTTCGTTGGCCGGGACGAAGGCCGGCGTGTGCAGCGTCCAGCGCACGATGTCCAGGGCCTGGTGCAGCGACGAATTCAGGCTGTCGGCGAAGGGCGTGGGAAGCAGGCCGTGCGGCTGGCGCACGAACAGCGGGTCGCCATAGGCATCGCGCAGGCGGGCGAGGGCGCGGCTCATCGCGGGCTGGCTCAGTCCCAGTTCCCGGCCGGCGGTGGTGAGGTTGCGGCTGCCGTACACCGCCAGGAACAGCTCGAGCAGGTTCAGGTCGACCTGGTGCGAAAGACGTTTGGCCATGGAGAAGATATACCTCTGGTGCATGTCAGACATCAGCTCATTTCATTTTACGGATTTCACTGCCATTCCTAAGATGGGCGAACCCCTACAGGAGACCCCATGTACAGCAGCGCCCACTACTTGCTCCAGGGACTCACCGACCTCGGCATCGAGTACGTGTTTTCCAACCTGGGCACCGACCACGCCTCCGTCATCGAGGAACTCGCGCGCTGGCGCGAGCAGGGGCGCAAGCACCCCCGCTTCATGCTTTGTCCGCACGAGAACGTCGCGATCCACATGGCCGCCGGCTACGCGGCGATGACCGGGCAGGGGCAGGCGGTGATGGTCCACGTGGACGCCGGCACGGCCAACGCCGCCATGGGCATGCACAACATGTTCCGCTCGCGGCTGCCGGTCATGCTGATGGCGGGGCGGGCGCCGGGCACCGTGCGCGGCGAGCTGCCGGGATCGCGCGACAACTATGTGCACTTCGTGCAGGACCCGTTCGACATGGCCAGCCTGGTGCGCCCCTACGTCAAATGGGAATACTCGCTGTCGACCGGCATCAATGCCCGCGAGGTGGTGCGTCGCGGCCACTCGGTCATGCAGAGCGATCCGCCGGGCCCGGTCTACCTGACGCTGCCGCGCGAGGCGCTGACCCAGGAATGGGCCGAGGAGCAGGTGCAGGCCTTCGGCCAGGATCGCTATGGCCCCGTGGCCGCCGGCGGCATCGACGAGGCGCGCGCCGCGCAGATCGCCGAGGCCTTGATGAGTGCCGAGCGGCCCATGGCCGTCACCGCCTATCTCGGCCGCAAGGCCGAGGCGGTCGAGGCGCTGGAGGAGCTGGCCCTGTTGTGCGGCATCCGCGTCTTCGAATTCGCGCCCAGCTACCTGGGCATCTCGCGCGATTCGCCGTGCTTCGGCGGCTTCGATCCCGGCGCGGCGCAGGCCGATGCCGACCTGGGCCTGCTGCTGGACGTGGACGTGCCCTGGCTGCCCAAGTACGTGGCCGAACGGCCCGGCATGCGCTGGCTGCATGTCGACGTCGATCCGATCAAGAAGGATTTCCCCATGTGGGGATTCGCGACCGACATGCGGGTGCAGGCCGATTGCGCCACGGTGCTGCGCCAGGTCATCGACATCGTCCGGGCCCGGGCCGGGCAGGATTTCCACGAGCGGGTGCGTGCGCGCCTGGACGGCTATCGGGCGCAGGCCCAGGCCCGTGCCGAGGGCCTGTCCCAGGCCGCGGGCAAGCGTGGCGCGCGTGGCGCGATCTCGCCCGCCTACCTGTGCGCGCAGTTGAGCGCGGCGCTGTCCCAGGACGACGTGGTCATCAACGAAGCCATCCGCAACGCGCCCGCGGTGCTGGGCCACATCCGCCGGACCCGGCCGCTGACGCTGCTGGGCACGGCCGGAGGCGGCCTGGGCTACAGCGGCGGCATGGCGCTGGGCGTCAAGCTGGCGCGGCCGGATGCGCGCGTGGTGCAGATGGTCGGCGACGGCGGCTTCCACTTCGGCACGCCCACCTCGGTCTACGATGTCGCGCAGCGCTACCGGCTGCCCATCCTGACCGTGGTGCTGGACAACGGCGGCTGGCAGGCGGTGAAGGAGGCCGTGCTGCGCGTGCATCCGGATGGCACGGCGGCCGATACGGACGAGTTCCACGCGCGCCTGCATGGCGAGACGCGCCGCTTCGAACTGGTCGCCCAGGCCTTCGGCGGCCATGGCGAGATGGTGGAGGACCCCGACGACGTGCCGGCCGCGATCGCCCGCTGCCTGCGCGCCGTCGATGAAGGCAGGGCCGCCGTGCTGCACGTGCGCATCGGCGGGATCTAGCGGCGCCGGCGGCAACTGCCGCCCGTGGCCGGAAACGAGGGAACGCACGAGTCCCATGGAAGGAGACACCATGCAAGTACGCCGCATCCTGAACCTGGCCGCGCTGGCGCTGGCCATCTCGCCGCTCGGCCTGCCGGCCGCGCACGCGCAGCCGTCCTATCCCGCGCGTCCCATCACGATCATCATCGGCTACGCGGCGGGCGGGGGCAACGATGTCCTGGCGCGGATCGTGGCCGAGGAAATGACCAAGGGGCTCAAGCAGCCCGTGATCGTCGAGAACCGGCCCGGCGTGGCCTCCATCGTGGGCGCGGCCTACGTGGCCAAGGCCAAGCCCGACGGCTACACGCTGTTCTGGGGGGCCAGCGGCCCCATCTCGTTCAATCCGGCCCTGTACGCCAAGCTGCCCTACAAGGTCGAGGACTTCACCCCCATCTCGCTGACGGCGAAGTTTCCGCTGGTGCTGGTATCGGATGCCTCGCTGCCGATCAAGTCCGTGAGCGATCTGGTGGCCTATTCGAAGCAGCATCCGGACAAGGCGAACTACGGCTCCAGCGCCGCCTCGTTCCAGCTCGTGACCGAACTGTTCAACGGCAAGACCGGCGCGCGCTTCGCGCACATCCCCTACAAGGGCAGCAACGAGTCGATTCAGGCGGTCATGGCGGGCAACGTCACCATGGCCATCACCGATCCGGCGCCGGCCATGACGGGCTTGCAGGGCAAGCGCGTGCGGGCTCTGGCCGTGACCTCTCCGCAGCGGGCCGGCTTCCTGCCCGAGGTCCCGACCATGCGGGAGGCGGGGGTGGACCTGGATGTCGAGTTGTGGGCGGGCCTGCTGGCGCCGACCGGCACGCCGGCGGATGTGGTCCAGGTATTGCAGCGGGAGATCGCGCGCGTGGTCGCCCTGCCCGAGGTGAGCAAGAAGATGTCCGCCCTCGGCTGCTCGGCCCAGGCCAGCACCTCCGACGAGTTCCGCCGCCTGATCGAGAAGGAGGTGCCGCTCTGGACCAAGGTGGCGCGGGACAACGACATCAAGGTCGAGTAGGGCACACGGGAGCGGACATGAAGATCACACGAGTCGCCGCGGTGCCGATCAAATGGCCCGTGCAGGTCGGCATCGCCGGGACCGCGCCCGTCGAGCAGGAAATCCGCGCCTGCCTGGTGCGGGTGGAAACCTCCACCGGGCTGTGCGGCCACGGGCTGACGTCCATCACCAACGAACGGGTCGTGGCCGCGGCCGTGAACGACGTGGCCGCGCCGGCGCTGGTCGGCGAGGACCCCATGAACCACGAGGCGCTGTGGGACCGCCTGTACTGGCTGCTGTCCCCCCGGGGGCAGACCGGCCACGCCGCCCACGCCATGGCGGCCGTGGATATCGCCTTGTGGGACATCAAGGGCAAGGCGCTGGCGCAGCCGGTATGGCGGCTGCTGGGCGGCGCCCGCGCGCGCGTGCCCGTCTATGCGACCTTCGGCTTCGATTTCCTGGACCGCGACGCGCTCGGCCAGGCGGCTGGCACGCTCCGGGCCCAGGGCTACCAGCACCTGAAGATGGTCGTCGGCCACCAGGCACTGCAGCGGCGCGATCGCGGCGGCCCTTCGCTGGACGAGGTCATCGCCGAGGACGAACGCCGGGTGCGTACCGTGCGCGAGGCCGCGGGCGCGGACGCGCAGATCTACATCGATGCCAATTGCAGCCTCGACGCCTTCCATGCGCAGCGCCTGGCGATGAACCTGTCCGATTGCCGCATCGCCTTCTTCGAGGAGCCGGTCACGCAGAACGACATTCCCGCCATGGCGGACCTGCGCCGCCGCTGCGGCATCGCGGTGGCGGCCGGGCAGAACGAAGGGCTCGCCTTCCGCTTCCGCGACATGCTGGTCCACGGCGCGGTGGATTTCATCCAGCCCAATGTGGTGATCGGCGGCGGCTACACGCAATGTGTCCGCATCGCGGGACTCGCCAGCGCGTTCAACGTCCCGATCACCAACGGCGGCGCCTTTCCGCTGCACAACATGCACCTGCACGCGGGGCTGGCCAACGGCGGCAAGGTCGAGTGGCACCTGCCCACGGTCGCGCTGATGCACCGCCTTTTCACCGGCTTTCCCGAGCCCGCCTCCGGCTGGCTCGACCTTCCGGATACGCCCGGCCTGGGCTTCGAGCCCGGCGCCGAGATGCTCGATCTGTTTCGCGCGTGAACGGCGGCGCCCCGGCGCGGGGTGCCGCCCATCATTTCGACTAGGGGAGACAGCATGGCTTGGATAAGGCTGGGGGGAAGCATCGTCCTGGGGCTGGCGGCAGCCACGGCCGCGACGGCGGGAGAGGCCTGGACGGCACAGCCGGTGCGGCTGGTCGTGCCGGCCTCGCCCGGGGGATCGATGGACCAGATGGTGCGGCCGCTGGCCGCCGCCATGAGCCGCCTGTCGGGGCAGACCTTCATCGTCGACAACCGCAGCGGCGGCGCCGGCGTGCTGGCACGGGAATTCGTGGCGCACGCGCCCGCGGACGGGACTGTCTTCCTGCTCGGCAGCGTCCACGAGCTGACCCGGCTGGCGCTGACGCCGTCGCTGTCCTATCCCCTGACCGGGCCGGACTTCCTGCCCATCGGGCGGTTCGCCACCATGCCCAATCTGGTGGTGGTCAAGGCCGGGACCGGCGTCGATACCCTGGACGCGTTCGTGGCCAAGGCGCGCGGCACCCCCCAGGGCATCAGCTACGGCGTGGGCAGCCTCGGCAATCTCCAGCACCTGGCCGGCATCACCTTCGCGCAGAGCGCCGGCATCCACATGGTCGCCATTCCCTACAAGGGCAGCGCGCCGGCGCTCAAGGACCTCGTGGGCGGGCAGATCGACGTCCTGTTCGATACCATGCCGGCCGCCTCCACCTTCGTGCGCGAGGGCCGGCTGAAAGCCCTCGCCGTCACGTCCGACCGCCGCTCGCCGTTGTTTCCCGACGTTCCCTCCGTCAAGGAGCTGGGGCTGGACCGGATGGTGCTCGGTACCTGGTACGGCGTGTTCGCGCCGTCGGCGACGCCGCCGCGCATCGCCGATGCCATGGGCGACCTGCTGAACCGGGCGCTGGCCGACCCGGACATCCAGCGCATGTGGGAAGGTTGGGGGAGCGAGAAACCCGTGCCGCAGTCGCGCGCCGAGTTCGCCCGCTTCGTGAGCGGCGAGGCCGGCCGATGGACGGAAGCGGTCCGGCGGGCCGGCGTCAAGGTGGAGTAGGGCGGCCCGATGCTCGCGCTTGCCGACTTCGAACGCGAGGCCAGGAGAAGGCTGCCGCGCAGCATCTATGGCTTCGCCGCGCACGGCGCGGAGGACGAACGTTCCGTGCGCGCCAACGCCGAGGCCCTGTCCCGGCTGGAACTGGTGCCTCGCGTCCTGGTCGACGTCGGCGCCAGGTCCACGCGCTGCGAGCTGTGGGGCCGCGAGTACCGCGCGCCCTTCGGCATCGCGCCCATGGGCGGTGCGGCCCTGTTCGCGTATCGGGCCGACCTGGCCCTGGCCGAGGCGGCCGCCGCCGAGCAGGTCCCGTTCGTGCTGAGCGCGGCCTCGTCCGTGCCGCTGGAAACCATCGCGGCGCGGTCGCCCGGGGCGTGGTACCAGGCCTATCTGCCGGGGGACTCCGGGCGGATCGACGGCCTGCTCCAGCGCCTGGAACGCGCCGGCATCGAGGTGCTGGTCGTGACCGCCGACGTGCCCGTCGCGGCGAACCGCGAGAACGACCTGCGGCAGGGCTTCGGCATTCCGGTCACGCCCGGCCCGCGGTTGCTGGGCGACGTGCTGGCGCATCCGCGGTGGATGGCGAGCGTGGTGCTGCGCACACTGCTGCGTGACGGCATCCCGCGCTTCGAGAACTTCGGCGCCGATCGCGGCGGCCCCATCGTGGCCCCGCCCAGCCCCGGATTTCGGGTCGGCCGGGATCGCCTGACCTGGGACAACCTGCGGCATATCCGGCGCCGGTGGCGGGGCAGGCTGCTGGTCAAGGGCATCCTCCACGAGGACGACGCCCGCGCCGCGCTGGATGCCGGCGTGGACGGCATGATCCTGTCCAACCACGGCGGCAGGCAGCTGGACAGCGCGGTGTCCCCGTTGCGCATGCTGCCCAGGATCGCGGCGCTGCGAGGCGGCGCCAAGCTGATCGTGGACGGCGGTTTCCGCCGCGGGACCGACGTCATCAAGGCGCTGGCCCTGGGCGCCGACTTCGTGCTGATCGGCCGGCCGTTCCTGTATGCGGCATCCGTGGGTGCCACCGCCGGCGTGCGGCGGGCGATCGGCCTGCTGCACGCCGAACTGGACCGCGACCTGGCGCTGATCGGCCGCGCCGACATCCGCGATATCGATGCGTCGTGCCTGGCGCCCGGATCGCGACCCAATCCCCCTTTCGAGCCGCGCAACGCGGCCCTGTCCCACATGGAGCAACCATGACGACCCGACACCATTCCGGCCTGATCATCGCCGGCAATCTGCAGGAATCCGGCGCGGCGCCGGTCCTGGACAACATCAACCCCGCCAACGGCGAGACCGTCGGTACCGTCGCCACGGCCGACGCCGCCACCGCGCGCGCCGCCATCGGCGCGGCCCGCCAGGCCTTCGAGGACTCGGCCTGGGCGAGCTCGCCCCGCCTGCGGCAGGACGTGCTGCTGCAATGGGCGCGCAACCTCGCCCCGCGCGCCCAGGAACTGGCGATGCTGCTGACGATGGAGAACGGCAAGGTCATCGCCCAGTCCACTGGCGAAATGCACGGCGCCATCTCGGAAATCAACTACTACGCCGGCCTGGCGCGCTACATCGCCGGCAATGCCCAGGAGGTCAGCCCCGGCGTCCTGTCGACTCTGCTGCGCGAACCGGCAGGCGTGGCCGGCATCATCGTGCCCTGGAACGCTCCCGCGCTGCTGCTGGTGCGCAGCCTGGCCCCCGCGCTGGCGGCGGGATGCACCACGGTCATCAAGCCCGCCTGGCAGACCGCGCTGGTCACCTGCGAGATGCTGAAGGAACTGATCAGGATCCCCGGCCTGCCGCCGGGCGTGGTCAACATGGTGGTCGAGGACGGCATCGACGTGTCGCAACTGATCTGCCAGTCCGACGACGTCGACGTCATCAGCTTCACCGGCTCGAACGAGACCGGCCAGCGCATCTATGCCTCGGCCGCGCCCACCATGAAGAAACTGTCGCTGGAACTGGGCGACAAGGCCAGCTGCATCGTCTTCGACGACGCGCCCATTCCCGAGGTCATGCGCAAGATCGCCGATGCCGCCACCATCATCTCCGGCCAGCAATGCACCGCGGCCCGCCGCGTGCTGGTCCACGCCAACGCCTACGACGCCGCCCGCATCCACCTGCGGGACGCCCTGGCCGCCCTGAAGACCGGCCCCGGCTGGCTACCCGGCCAGCATCTCGGCCCCCTGATCGACCGCGCCTCGCGCGATCGCGTCCAGTCCCAGATCCACCGCGCCATGAACGAGGCCGACGAAGTCCTGCTGGAAGGCTCCACGCTGGACAGCCAGCACCCGCACGGTGCCTTCCTGACGCCATCCCTGGTCGCCCACGGCGACACCGGCGCCTTCTTCGTCCAGCAGGAAATCTTCGGCCCCTTCGTCGTCCTGGAGAAATTCCACGACGAAGCCGAAGCCATCGCCCGCGCCAACCACACCGTCTATGGCCTGTCCTCCAGCGTCTGGACCCGCGATGGCGCCCGCGCCCAGCGCGTCGCCCGCAAGCTGCGCCGGGGCACGGTGTGGATCAACGATCACAACAAGCTGATGGCCGAAGCGGAAACCGGCGGCTATCGCCGCAGCGGACTGGGGCGCCTGCATGGGCATGAGGCGCTGAACGACTTCACGGAGTCGAAGATCATCTACCAGGACAGCAATCCGCTGTGAGGTCGTTGGCGGCGGGGGGAGGGGCGGTGTATGGCCGCCCGCTTCCATTGTTCGCTCGGGAACTGACTTCCATGGCGAGGCAAGCCAGGAGGCTGGCGCCTGGCCTGGCCCGGGATGCGGTGTATCTTGGAGGCGAACGCGGACGGGTACAGGACATTGCCCAGTTCGTGGTCACTCAAGCCGAACGACTGATTCGGATCGCGCCGGAAGTGTCCAAGGTTGACCGGGGCTTGTTGTGACCCTTTTCACCAACGGCCGGCTCAAGCACCCAACCCCAATATCTGCCCACCCCCATAACTGCTCTGCACCGGCTCCATCCCTCCCGCCCGGATCCGTATCGCGCAATACTTGAACTCCGGAATCTTCCCGAACGGATCCAGCGCCGCATTCGTCAGCTTGTTGATCGCCGCCTCGTAATAACAGAACGGCACGAACACCGCCCCCCGCGGCGTTCCTTCCTCCGCCCGCGCATACAACGACACTTCCCCGCGCCGCGACTCCAGCGTGATCACATCCCCCGGCCGCACCCCGATCTCTTCCAGGTCCAGCGGATGCACCAACGCCACCGGATCCGGCTCGATCGCATCCAGCACCGACGCCCGACGCGTCATGCTTCCCGTATGCCAGTGCTCCAGTTGCCGCCCGGTGATCAACACCTGCGGATACTCCTCATCCGGCCGCTCATTCGCCGGAATGATGTCGGCAGGCACGAAACGCGCGCGCCCCGTCTCTGTCGGGAACGTGCTGGTGAACACCACGGGATCGCCCGCGTCGCCCTCCACCAGGCACGGATATGTCACCGCATGCTCCGCCTGCAGGCGGTCCCACGTGATGCCGCCTATGCTCGGCATCGAATGACGCATCTCGTCGAACACCTCCGACACGTCGCGATAGCGCCAGTCCAGCCCCATGCGCGCCGCCAGTTGCTGGATGATCCACAGGTCCTGGCGCGCGTCGCCCGGCGGATCCAGGGCCTGCCGGCCCATCTGCACCACCCGGTCCGTATTCGTGAACGTCCCCGTCTTCTCCGGAAACGCCGAGGCCGGCAGGATGACGTCGGCCAGATAGGCGGTCTCGGTCAGGAAGATATCCTGCACCACCAGATGGTCCAGCGCCGCCAGCGCCTCGCGCGCGTGATTGGCATCCGGATCCGACATCGCCGGATTCTCGCCCATCACATACATGCCCCGCACCGTGCCGGCCTTGATCGCGTGCATCACCTCCACCACCGTCAGCCCCGGCTGCGGATCCAGCGGCATGCCCCATAACTGTTCGAACTTGCGTCGCGCGTCCGCGTTGTCCACGCGCTGGTAGTCCGGATACATCATCGGAATCAGTCCCGCGTCCGACGCCCCCTGCACGTTGTTCTGGCCGCGCAGCGGATGCAGGCCGGTGCCCGGGCGGCCGATCTGGCCGGTCATCAGCGCCAGCGCGATCAGGCAGCGTGCGTTGTCCGTACCGTGCACGTGCTGCGAGACTCCCATGCCCCACAGGATCATCGAGCCCTTGGATGTCGCGTACAGCCGCGCCACCTCGCGCAGCGTGTCCGCGGGTATGCCGCAGATCGGCGCCATGCTCTCGGGGCTGTAGCCTTCCACGTTCCTGCGCAGCTCGTCGTAGCCGATGGTGCGGCTGGCGATGAAGTCCTCGTCCACCAGGCCTTCATGGACGATCACGTGCATCATCGCGTTCAGCATCGCCACGTCGGTGTCCGGCTTGAACTGCAGGAAGCGGTGCGCCAGCCGCGCG of Pigmentiphaga sp. H8 contains these proteins:
- a CDS encoding MFS transporter, whose protein sequence is MDTHDTDPASRSDGGYGWVIVAAGALITCVAAGAMFSLAVYLQPISADTGWSRAGISAAMTLDFLVMGVAAFGWGTLSDRYGTRPVVLAASLLLGLGLLLASRATSLPAFQLGYGVLVGVAGGAFFAPLMALATTWFERHRALAVSLVSAGMGVAPMTVSPLASWLILEYGWRTAMATTGIAALLLLIPAALLIRQPPAARLARQAQPEAAGPGLSVRQALRSAPFIALALTFFLCCAAHSGPIFHVVSFATFCGIAPMAAVTIYSVEGLAGLGGRLLLGALADRLGTKRVLIAGLLLQAVVIGVYSQARLIGEFYGLSILLGAAYGGVMPLYAVLARDYFGPRIMGSIFGAAVMASSLGMAFGPLAGGWIFDHFNGYAWLYLGSAAVGLGAVAMAFAFPPSPARAALQTD
- a CDS encoding LysR family transcriptional regulator; this encodes MAKRLSHQVDLNLLELFLAVYGSRNLTTAGRELGLSQPAMSRALARLRDAYGDPLFVRQPHGLLPTPFADSLNSSLHQALDIVRWTLHTPAFVPANERRVFTLAMSDVSEQVFLPGLARRVAEQAPGVHLRTSQLQGKALRDAMADGSVDLAIGHLRLDPEGLQADRLFSARYACIARSDHPAIGSRMTMANFRQLGHVISEGSMTGHAHVLEGILASRKVGASVALRVGHFLSIGRIVAQTDYIATIPRTLAATFETAWGVRMYAPPMRLPAYDVSQFWHERYAREPGLVWLRTVLRDLFGRLPPAQAAL
- a CDS encoding thiamine pyrophosphate-requiring protein, with the protein product MYSSAHYLLQGLTDLGIEYVFSNLGTDHASVIEELARWREQGRKHPRFMLCPHENVAIHMAAGYAAMTGQGQAVMVHVDAGTANAAMGMHNMFRSRLPVMLMAGRAPGTVRGELPGSRDNYVHFVQDPFDMASLVRPYVKWEYSLSTGINAREVVRRGHSVMQSDPPGPVYLTLPREALTQEWAEEQVQAFGQDRYGPVAAGGIDEARAAQIAEALMSAERPMAVTAYLGRKAEAVEALEELALLCGIRVFEFAPSYLGISRDSPCFGGFDPGAAQADADLGLLLDVDVPWLPKYVAERPGMRWLHVDVDPIKKDFPMWGFATDMRVQADCATVLRQVIDIVRARAGQDFHERVRARLDGYRAQAQARAEGLSQAAGKRGARGAISPAYLCAQLSAALSQDDVVINEAIRNAPAVLGHIRRTRPLTLLGTAGGGLGYSGGMALGVKLARPDARVVQMVGDGGFHFGTPTSVYDVAQRYRLPILTVVLDNGGWQAVKEAVLRVHPDGTAADTDEFHARLHGETRRFELVAQAFGGHGEMVEDPDDVPAAIARCLRAVDEGRAAVLHVRIGGI
- a CDS encoding tripartite tricarboxylate transporter substrate binding protein, with protein sequence MQVRRILNLAALALAISPLGLPAAHAQPSYPARPITIIIGYAAGGGNDVLARIVAEEMTKGLKQPVIVENRPGVASIVGAAYVAKAKPDGYTLFWGASGPISFNPALYAKLPYKVEDFTPISLTAKFPLVLVSDASLPIKSVSDLVAYSKQHPDKANYGSSAASFQLVTELFNGKTGARFAHIPYKGSNESIQAVMAGNVTMAITDPAPAMTGLQGKRVRALAVTSPQRAGFLPEVPTMREAGVDLDVELWAGLLAPTGTPADVVQVLQREIARVVALPEVSKKMSALGCSAQASTSDEFRRLIEKEVPLWTKVARDNDIKVE
- a CDS encoding mandelate racemase/muconate lactonizing enzyme family protein; amino-acid sequence: MKITRVAAVPIKWPVQVGIAGTAPVEQEIRACLVRVETSTGLCGHGLTSITNERVVAAAVNDVAAPALVGEDPMNHEALWDRLYWLLSPRGQTGHAAHAMAAVDIALWDIKGKALAQPVWRLLGGARARVPVYATFGFDFLDRDALGQAAGTLRAQGYQHLKMVVGHQALQRRDRGGPSLDEVIAEDERRVRTVREAAGADAQIYIDANCSLDAFHAQRLAMNLSDCRIAFFEEPVTQNDIPAMADLRRRCGIAVAAGQNEGLAFRFRDMLVHGAVDFIQPNVVIGGGYTQCVRIAGLASAFNVPITNGGAFPLHNMHLHAGLANGGKVEWHLPTVALMHRLFTGFPEPASGWLDLPDTPGLGFEPGAEMLDLFRA
- a CDS encoding tripartite tricarboxylate transporter substrate binding protein; its protein translation is MAWIRLGGSIVLGLAAATAATAGEAWTAQPVRLVVPASPGGSMDQMVRPLAAAMSRLSGQTFIVDNRSGGAGVLAREFVAHAPADGTVFLLGSVHELTRLALTPSLSYPLTGPDFLPIGRFATMPNLVVVKAGTGVDTLDAFVAKARGTPQGISYGVGSLGNLQHLAGITFAQSAGIHMVAIPYKGSAPALKDLVGGQIDVLFDTMPAASTFVREGRLKALAVTSDRRSPLFPDVPSVKELGLDRMVLGTWYGVFAPSATPPRIADAMGDLLNRALADPDIQRMWEGWGSEKPVPQSRAEFARFVSGEAGRWTEAVRRAGVKVE
- a CDS encoding alpha-hydroxy acid oxidase — its product is MLALADFEREARRRLPRSIYGFAAHGAEDERSVRANAEALSRLELVPRVLVDVGARSTRCELWGREYRAPFGIAPMGGAALFAYRADLALAEAAAAEQVPFVLSAASSVPLETIAARSPGAWYQAYLPGDSGRIDGLLQRLERAGIEVLVVTADVPVAANRENDLRQGFGIPVTPGPRLLGDVLAHPRWMASVVLRTLLRDGIPRFENFGADRGGPIVAPPSPGFRVGRDRLTWDNLRHIRRRWRGRLLVKGILHEDDARAALDAGVDGMILSNHGGRQLDSAVSPLRMLPRIAALRGGAKLIVDGGFRRGTDVIKALALGADFVLIGRPFLYAASVGATAGVRRAIGLLHAELDRDLALIGRADIRDIDASCLAPGSRPNPPFEPRNAALSHMEQP
- a CDS encoding aldehyde dehydrogenase family protein; the encoded protein is MTTRHHSGLIIAGNLQESGAAPVLDNINPANGETVGTVATADAATARAAIGAARQAFEDSAWASSPRLRQDVLLQWARNLAPRAQELAMLLTMENGKVIAQSTGEMHGAISEINYYAGLARYIAGNAQEVSPGVLSTLLREPAGVAGIIVPWNAPALLLVRSLAPALAAGCTTVIKPAWQTALVTCEMLKELIRIPGLPPGVVNMVVEDGIDVSQLICQSDDVDVISFTGSNETGQRIYASAAPTMKKLSLELGDKASCIVFDDAPIPEVMRKIADAATIISGQQCTAARRVLVHANAYDAARIHLRDALAALKTGPGWLPGQHLGPLIDRASRDRVQSQIHRAMNEADEVLLEGSTLDSQHPHGAFLTPSLVAHGDTGAFFVQQEIFGPFVVLEKFHDEAEAIARANHTVYGLSSSVWTRDGARAQRVARKLRRGTVWINDHNKLMAEAETGGYRRSGLGRLHGHEALNDFTESKIIYQDSNPL